Proteins encoded within one genomic window of Salmo trutta chromosome 11, fSalTru1.1, whole genome shotgun sequence:
- the LOC115202372 gene encoding CD209 antigen-like protein E isoform X2: MSEGVYENPDGFEDDEPDAMKNTDIDGQLYSNIRAFKPSPRDGVVASEPDSSGKRSSRVAAVCLGLLCVLLLAGIIGLSVYYDGVSKSFLAYKTNSSAEIEQLQTSYNILTKERDQLQTSYNTLTEERDQLQTSYNTLTKERDQLQTSYNTLTKERANLQTERDFLSGKFTNLNWQKFESSWYFLSTESKTWKESREDCLKRGADLVIINSDKEQTFLFNLKKRVWIGLTDSVNEGTWKWVDDTPLTTRYWHKPQPDNAGHTGNEDCVEIRTDQRPLEAWNDMSCDSKLNWICEKAF, translated from the exons ATGTCAGAGGGAGTCTATGAAAACCCAGATGGATTTGAAGACGATGAGCCTGATGCAATGAAGAACACAGACATTGATGGCCAATTATATTCCAACATAAGAGCCTTCAAGCCCAGTCCAAGAGATGGAGTTGTTGCTTCAG AGCCTGATAGCTCAGGGAAGAGATCCTCCAGAGTtgctgcagtgtgtctggggctgctgtgtgttctcctactggctgggatcataggcctgtctgtctact ATGATGGGGTCTCTAAGAGCTTCTTAGCCTATAAGACCAACTCATCTGCAGAGATAGAACAGCTACAGACCAGCTACAACatcctgactaaagagagagaccagctacagaccagttacaacaccctgactgaagagagagaccagctacagaccagttacaacaccctgactaaagagagagaccagctacagaccagttacaacaccctgactaaagagagagccaacctacagactgagagagattTTCTTAGCGGGAAGTTTACCAATCTCA ACTGGCAGAAGTTTGAATCCAGTTGGTACTTCTTGTCTACTGAGTCTAAAACCTggaaggagagcagagaggactgTCTGAAGAGAGGAGCAGACCTGGTGATCATAAACAGTGATAAGGAacag ACATTTCTCTTCAACCTCAAGAAGAGAGTctggattggtctgactgactctgttaatGAGGGGACCTGGAAATGGGTGGACGACACCCCACTGACCACAAG GTACTGGCATAAACCACAGCCTGATAATGCAGGTCATACTGGGAACGAGGACTGTGTTGAGATACGTACCGATCAGCGTCCTCTGGAGGCATGGAATGACATGTCATGTGACAGCAAACTCAACTGGATTTGTGAGAAAGCGTTTTAA
- the LOC115202372 gene encoding CD209 antigen-like protein E isoform X1, producing MSEGVYENPDGFEDDEPDAMKNTDIDGQLYSNIRAFKPSPRDGVVASVPVSTEPDSSGKRSSRVAAVCLGLLCVLLLAGIIGLSVYYDGVSKSFLAYKTNSSAEIEQLQTSYNILTKERDQLQTSYNTLTEERDQLQTSYNTLTKERDQLQTSYNTLTKERANLQTERDFLSGKFTNLNWQKFESSWYFLSTESKTWKESREDCLKRGADLVIINSDKEQTFLFNLKKRVWIGLTDSVNEGTWKWVDDTPLTTRYWHKPQPDNAGHTGNEDCVEIRTDQRPLEAWNDMSCDSKLNWICEKAF from the exons ATGTCAGAGGGAGTCTATGAAAACCCAGATGGATTTGAAGACGATGAGCCTGATGCAATGAAGAACACAGACATTGATGGCCAATTATATTCCAACATAAGAGCCTTCAAGCCCAGTCCAAGAGATGGAGTTGTTGCTTCAG TACCTGTGTCCACAGAGCCTGATAGCTCAGGGAAGAGATCCTCCAGAGTtgctgcagtgtgtctggggctgctgtgtgttctcctactggctgggatcataggcctgtctgtctact ATGATGGGGTCTCTAAGAGCTTCTTAGCCTATAAGACCAACTCATCTGCAGAGATAGAACAGCTACAGACCAGCTACAACatcctgactaaagagagagaccagctacagaccagttacaacaccctgactgaagagagagaccagctacagaccagttacaacaccctgactaaagagagagaccagctacagaccagttacaacaccctgactaaagagagagccaacctacagactgagagagattTTCTTAGCGGGAAGTTTACCAATCTCA ACTGGCAGAAGTTTGAATCCAGTTGGTACTTCTTGTCTACTGAGTCTAAAACCTggaaggagagcagagaggactgTCTGAAGAGAGGAGCAGACCTGGTGATCATAAACAGTGATAAGGAacag ACATTTCTCTTCAACCTCAAGAAGAGAGTctggattggtctgactgactctgttaatGAGGGGACCTGGAAATGGGTGGACGACACCCCACTGACCACAAG GTACTGGCATAAACCACAGCCTGATAATGCAGGTCATACTGGGAACGAGGACTGTGTTGAGATACGTACCGATCAGCGTCCTCTGGAGGCATGGAATGACATGTCATGTGACAGCAAACTCAACTGGATTTGTGAGAAAGCGTTTTAA